In Bicyclus anynana chromosome 13, ilBicAnyn1.1, whole genome shotgun sequence, a genomic segment contains:
- the LOC128198659 gene encoding uncharacterized protein LOC128198659, producing MEEQFQLLFDKMNEMQNQTVELTNKIMDKIDEKLKPVLEENKNLKLKIENLEKKVEYLEREKKSNNIIIHGLREEEKSTLDLFQSVKKCFFNELQITLEEFEINKIHRIGNNINGERPRPTLISLVSGWKKSDIMKNKKKLKELYITEDFSKETLEKRKALQPKLIEERKKGNFAYIKYDKLVVKEKTVAKDRRKREISTSPQTDLHPKKQQTFHSSKNSRTNAFDLMRVRSNSLSTSPLTKKQ from the coding sequence atggaagaacaatttcaattattatttgataaaatgaACGAAATGCAAAATCAAACGGTGGAATTAACTAACAAAATCATGgataaaattgatgaaaaattaaaacctgtcctggaagaaaataaaaatttaaaacttaaaattgagaACTTGGAAAAAAAAGTGGAGTATCTGGAGAGAGAAAAGAAaagcaataatattataattcatgGGTTAAGAGAAGAAGAGAAGTCTACATTGGATTTATTTCAAAGTgtgaaaaagtgtttttttaacgAACTGCAAATAACCTTAGaggaatttgaaataaataaaatccatcGCATTGGCAACAATATTAATGGTGAGAGACCAAGACCTACGCTTATTTCCCTAGTAAGCGGGTGGAAAAAGAGtgacattatgaaaaataaaaaaaaactcaaagaaTTATATATAACCGAAGACTTCTCAAAGGAGACCTTAGAGAAGAGGAAGGCTCTACAACCTAAATTAATTGAAGAAAGGAAAAAAGGAAATTTTGCCTACATAAAATATGATAAGCTTgttgtgaaggaaaaaacagTTGCGAAAGATAGGAGGAAGAGAGAAATATCTACATCCCCGCAAACAGATTTACATCCAAAAAAGCAACAGACATTTCACTCCTCTAAGAATAGCCGAACAAATGCATTTGATCTAATGAGAGTTCGATCAAACTCTCTCTCAACCAGCCCtctaacaaaaaaacaatag
- the LOC112050808 gene encoding piggyBac transposable element-derived protein 4, translating to MDTFFDFEFTQEQLHVIDSLERSHCSTDHVISEGDEVINIPRTRKRRVILSDSEEDDCDLSPALSGHTPECEWYQPRGKQPRLIPFTEIPGLKPYSLRNQLANATPVDFYSLLVTDQLFENIAHQTNIFAQQSIDKGGIKNKSRLRLWTTTDKEEMKRFLGVIIWMGIVKLPKIVDYWSNDEMLGQSFAKKTMSRNRFEVLLRMLHFSNNEEVPKNDRLVKIRRLVEILNQTFSIHYTPDECLCVDESMIPFRGRIIFRQYNKSKRHKYGIKLFKLCTTPGYTTKVQVYGGKTLDSQDNTPTNVVLNLARNYFGKGHTMFVDNWYTSLDLAEKLVQHDTHLVGTLRKNRKNLPKDVMTGNLKPGEFMAKENKNGVTVMKWKDKRDVCLLSTKHSIGFTKKKNKRGVETIKPKIVIDYNKAKAAVDLSDQMSAYSSPLRKTLKWYKKLGIELLLNTAEVNARVLYESTTKKKISVVDFRRLLAKQLIEGSQENTGLTTPRPRRQKHELKKKEGAAVSTRKFCRDCYKSNVELHGRNVAKNKTKKVSWFCTICPGNPHLCRQCFDKCH from the coding sequence atggaCACTTTTTTTGACTTTGAGTTTACACAAGAACAATTACATGTAATTGACAGTTTAGAGAGGTCACATTGCAGTACTGACCATGTCATAAGTGAGGGCGATGAAGTGATAAATATTCCACGTACCAGAAAACGTCGAGTTATTTTGTCGGACAGTGAAGAAGATGACTGTGATTTATCTCCAGCTTTATCCGGCCATACACCTGAATGTGAGTGGTACCAGCCACGTGGTAAGCAGCCTCGTTTAATTCCTTTTACCGAAATACCGGGACTGAAACCTTACTCACTTCGAAATCAACTAGCCAATGCTACACCTGTCGATTTCTATTCCCTCTTAGTCACTGACcagttatttgaaaatatagcACATCAGACGAATATATTTGCCCAACAAAGTATCGATAAAGGTGGCATTAAAAATAAGTCGAGACTACGGCTCTGGACGACAACCGACAAAGAAGAAATGAAACGATTTTTAGGCGTGATTATTTGGATGGGTATAGTGAAGTTACCAAAAATCgtagactattggtctaatGATGAAATGTTGGGTCAATCGTTTGCAAAAAAGACTATGAGTCGCAACCGCTTCGAGGTTTTGCTTAGAATGCTCCACTTTTCCAACAACGAAGAAGTTCCAAAAAATGACCGGCTGGTTAAAATACGAAGATTGGTTGAAATATTGAACCaaacattttcaattcattatACTCCCGATGAATGTTTATGCGTCGATGAAAGTATGATACCATTTCGTGGGCGTATCATTTTCCGCCAATATAATAAGTCGAAAAGACATAAATATGGcatcaagttatttaaattgtgTACTACTCCTGGCTATACGACAAAGGTGCAGGTATATGGAGGAAAGACATTAGATTCACAGGATAATACTCCAACCAACGTTGTCTTGAATTTAGCACGTAACTACTTTGGAAAAGGTCATACCATGTTCGTAGATAATTGGTATACAAGCTTAGATCTAGCTGAGAAGTTAGTTCAACACGATACTCATTTAGTAGGGACCCTACGAAAAAACAGGAAGAACTTACCAAAGGACGTCATGACTGGAAATCTGAAACCGGGTGAGTTTATggcaaaagaaaacaaaaacggAGTCACGGTTATGAAGTGGAAGGATAAGAGGGACGTGTGTTTGTTGTCAACCAAACATTCAAttggttttacaaaaaaaaagaacaaaagagGTGTTGAAACAATTAAACCGAAAATTGTGATTGATTATAATAAAGCCAAAGCAGCCGTTGACTTGTCTGACCAAATGAGTGCTTATTCGAGTCCATTGCGAAAGACGTTAAAGTGGTATAAGAAGCTCGGTATCGAATTATTACTCAATACTGCTGAAGTAAATGCAAGAGTACTATATGAAAGTACAACGAAGAAGAAGATATCTGTCGTCGATTTTAGGCGACTGTTGGCAAAGCAGTTGATTGAGGGTAGTCAAGAAAATACGGGATTGACCACACCACGACCCAGAAGACAAAAACACGAGCTTAAGAAAAAAGAAGGTGCAGCAGTATCAACAAGAAAATTTTGTCGTGATTGTTACAAATCAAATGTTGAGTTGCATGGAAGAAATGTGGCCAAGAACAAAACAAAGAAGGTTTCTTGGTTTTGCACCATTTGTCCCGGCAATCCCCATTTATGTCGTCAATGTTTTGACAAATGCCACTAA